From Pan troglodytes isolate AG18354 chromosome 11, NHGRI_mPanTro3-v2.0_pri, whole genome shotgun sequence, the proteins below share one genomic window:
- the TPD52L3 gene encoding tumor protein D55: MPHARTETSVGTYESHSTSELEDLTEPEQRELKTKLTKLEAEIVTLRHVLAAKERRCGELKRKLGLTALVGLRQNLSKSWLDVQVSNTYVKQKTSAALSTMGTLICRKLGGVKKSATFRSFEGNPK; this comes from the exons ATGCCACATGCCAGGACAGAGACCTCTGTGGGCACATATGAATCCCACTCGACTTCTGAACTGGAGGATCTGACAGAGCCCGAGCAAAGAGAGCTCAAAACCAAACTCACTAAATTGGAGGCTGAAATTGTAACCCTACGCCACGTACTAGCAGCCAAAGAGAGACGCTGTGGGGAACTCAAGAGGAAGTTAGGCCTCACCGCCTTGGTAGGGCTGAGACAGAATCTGTCCAAGAGCTGGCTTGATGTTCAGGTCTCCAACACCTATGTGAAACAGAAGACATCAGCTGCTCTGTCCACCATGGGCACTCTCATCTGCAGGAAGCTTGGAGGCGTGAAGAAGTCAGCCACATTCAGATCTTTTGAAG GAAACCCTAAATGA